The following coding sequences lie in one Monomorium pharaonis isolate MP-MQ-018 chromosome 1, ASM1337386v2, whole genome shotgun sequence genomic window:
- the LOC105837171 gene encoding protein tincar isoform X3 → MSMTGSLMGYENNNDVNQAKCKKPLKPLPVVSSISSGGVTTSTGKSKRVRRSTRKESCIRGHVNSLWSVWYGILAVAFQAYIAMRYARRFAAYLSLPWPADAPPPKIELYACLVLAGTGVVLLPVLLGAAFLKLGNLANDGIKLGRHLSACSRDPPSSLLTNNPDNSLVNNLWRHGGPTAAFVHLCTAMCFLLPSLLMEARLIHAGFLPKDAIWRTDLDWMVIHRDRLVLLSFMNPIGNLSTMTGSVTPQPFVTLEEGINENVDELTTSMPSLTNMALSVETSIEATTRFSTILHPIVTDSSLSHTTSISSTIPGKSTTNTEAISTTSKTTLLSKNNTVRRPTTRPIIRNYSSKGRSKAKNLTRISTTAKPVRAVGGNMTAQTESYGPTTLEYLNYAAALGVYSVRYPAVFWSCNKALGTIFSLQLVVNSAQSLLAYAGMSVLYKVQVVGALKVLPHLRHRTVPTTSTISTIFGDSYFLLDPPVTLVLFALLSFLVLCSSMVMYFYAHGRFTAFLNQERERRVILLKDGREGNSWVYLPHCASFVVFLAIVICGAPLLYDFTVVYRGSLDGAILACIIGMILHLFLWLLLWIFLTIKQRWTFKLRVTIGRAAVRSARSVKLVTDVDLLSARDDDDSINAPLLVVGNGRTYTIADTSPKRAIMSVIQKAAMERKARSQGGNVDGVDGESTADGDEQIYWLRPKLRPSPTQSPSDTGSAPTSDKGWLNKKLKHKVTFNDLPSTSGSRNKGKARRGVADGGPDDDGDYATLRELPLITSMDLADDSTSEENKWQRWPISHRDGIPKFRNLLECVNDDQVTYYASASRDLQPSEGDPSPLLTPDPLPDPAEEPLPLPPPTPTSAPTIDIVTAPLTTSAQMNGGQTPRCLRRADSGMPHDELTPRSDSSNSPPLDAVGSGGGAGSVTGHSNTSSNSETSSGVHSNASNGSNTSHSSSQRRATSVDDLTGEAREEPREQWRSCSLQRGTQPPTANMTFSPPNSRPGTSQSFSSPQYVNHVPPYSNASNEIGTGCPAVILENPSEATVVIRRKLSRTKATDPLNPNEEPFGRSTNMRMTSFTESNDIRIQASSATLPHYPTQPIVTYPHCSTMPLPHASHSVAAANMSGGSTGSCGSVPRHTFVPQVQTTMPAHTTLPSHHNGVRLLHANAVGPSNPFVKRFPPVQLHTQPWALQGHHTFPQMPQSNNKLTVTAQIRQSDRDSANFSMASSGDSDTCLPH, encoded by the exons ATGTCGATGACTGGGAGTTTAATGGGATACGAAAACAATAACGATGTGAACCAGGCCAAATGTAAAAAGCCGTTGAAGCCGCTGCCAGTTGTGTCGAGCATAAGCTCGGGTGGGGTTACCACGAGCACGGGCAAGTCGAAGAGGGTACGAAGATCTACGAGGAAAGAATCATGTATACGCGGTCATGTGAACAGCCTCTGGTCCGTTTGGTACGGCATCCTGGCTGTCGCTTTTCAAGCGTACATAGCAATGAGATACGCCAGACGATTCGCCG CTTACCTATCATTACCATGGCCAGCGGACGCACCACCTCCTAAAATCGAATTGTACGCCTGCTTGGTGCTAGCTGGCACCGGGGTCGTTCTACTGCCGGTGCTACTTGGTGCGGCATTCTTAAAGCTCGGCAATCTCGCGAACGACGGAATAAAACTAGGCCGACATTTGAGCGCTTGTTCGCGCGACCCACCATCCTCGCTTCTCACTAATAATCCCGATAACA GTCTGGTGAATAATTTATGGAGACATGGTGGCCCTACGGCAGCCTTCGTGCATCTCTGCACGGCCATGTGCTTCCTCCTACCCTCTCTGCTCATGGAAGCGAGGCTAATACACGCTGGATTTCTGCCAAAAG atGCTATATGGCGAACCGATCTAGATTGGATGGTGATACATCGCGATCGCTTGGTACTGCTAAGCTTCATGAACCCAATCGGGAACTTGAGTACCATGACTGGTTCAGTAACTCCTCAACCTTTCGTAACCCTGGAGGAAGGCATTAACGAGAACGTCGATGAACTTACCACCTCGATGCCTAGTTTAACAAACATGGCGCTTTCTGTCGAAACCAGTATCGAAGCAACCACTAGGTTTTCGACCATTCTCCATCCGATCGTCACAGATTCATCTTTATCCCACACTACTTCGATCTCTAGTACGATTCCCGGCAAGTCTACGACGAACACCGAAGCAATTTCAACAACTTCGAAAACGACATTGCTCTCGAAAAATAACACCGTGAGACGTCCAACCACGAGACCTATTATCAGGAACTACAGTTCAAAGGGCAGATCGAAGGCGAAAAATCTCACGAGGATATCCACCACGGCGAAACCTGTCAGAGCTGTTGGTGGAAACATGACGGCCCAGA CCGAGTCATACGGTCCGACTACGCTGGAATATCTAAATTACGCTGCCGCGCTTGGGGTTTACTCGGTAAGATATCCCGCCGTCTTCTGGTCGTGCAACAAAGCATTGGGTACGATTTTCAGTCTGCAGCTGGTCGTAAATTCAGCGCAGAGTCTACTGGCTTACGCTGGAATGTCCGTCCTTTACAAG GTCCAGGTAGTGGGTGCTTTGAAGGTCCTGCCGCATCTTCGGCATCGCACCGTGCCAACAACCAGTACaatttcgacaatatttgGCGACTCCTACTTTCTACTAGATCCTCCCGTAACTCTTGTACTTTTCGCTCTGTTGTCCTTTCTAGTGCTCTGCTCCAGCATGGTTATGTACTTCTATGCTCATGGCAG GTTCACGGCGTTCTTGAATCAGGAGCGTGAACGTCGCGTGATCCTGTTGAAGGATGGCCGTGAAGGCAACAGTTGGGTCTATCTGCCGCATTGCGCTTCGTTCGTCGTCTTCCTGGCGATCGTGATATGTGGTGCGCCGTTGCTCTACGACTTCACGGTGGTGTATCGCGGTAGCCTGGATGGCGCCATCCTCGCCTGCATCATCGGCATGATCCTGCATCTTTTCCTCTGGCTGCTGCTCTGGATATTCCTTACCATCAAGCAACGATGGACATTCAAACTGCGCGTGACCATCGGACGGGCCGCTGTGAGATCCGCGAGGTCGGTCAAACTCGTGACCGACGTCGACTTGCTCTCGGCGAGGGACGACGATGACAGCATCAACGCACCTTTGCTCGTCGTCGGTAACGGCAGGACTTACACCATCGCCGACACTTCGCCAAAGAGGGCCATCATGAGCGTAATACAGAAGGCCGCTATGGAGAGAAAAGCCCGATCACAAG GTGGAAACGTCGATGGAGTCGACGGCGAATCGACGGCTGACGGTGATGAACAGATCTACTGGCTTAGGCCGAAATTACGTCCCTCGCCTACACAATCCCCGAGCGACACCGGCAGTGCACCGACGTCCGACAAGGGTTGGCTGAACAAGAAGCTCAAGCATAAGGTCACCTTTAACGACCTGCCTAGTACGTCAGGCTCGCG TAATAAGGGAAAAGCCAGACGAGGCGTCGCTGACGGTGGGCCTGACGATGACGGAGATTACGCCACGTTACGCGAATTACCGTTAATCACTTCCATGGACCTCGCCGATGATTCTACCTCCGAAGAAAATAAG TGGCAAAGATGGCCGATAAGTCATAGGGACGGTATACCTAAATTCAGGAAT TTGCTCGAGTGCGTGAACGACGATCAAGTGACTTACTACGCGAGTGCGAGTCGCGACCTACAACCGTCGGAAGGTGATCCTTCGCCTCTTCTGACTCCCGATCCCCTACCCGATCCCGCGGAAGAACCGCTTCCACTGCCACCTCCGACTCCAACATCCGCACCAACCATTGATATTGTCACGGCGCCACTAACTACAAGTGCCCAG ATGAACGGCGGACAGACACCGCGGTGCCTACGCCGTGCGGATTCGGGAATGCCGCACGATGAGCTGACACCACGCTCGGACTCTTCGAACTCGCCGCCTTTGGACGCGGTGGGCAGCGGTGGCGGTGCTGGTTCAGTGACCGGTCACAGCAACACCAGCAGCAACAGCGAGACGTCGAGCGGCGTGCACAGTAACGCGAGCAATGGCAGTAACACCAGCCATAGTAGCTCCCAGCGTCGGGCGACCAGCGTAGACGACCTGACTGGAGAAGCACGCGAAGAACCGCGTGAGCAGTGGCGCAGCTGCTCCCTGCAACGTGGCACGCAGCCACCCACAGCGAACATGACCTTCTCGCCGCCCAACAGTCGTCCCGGCACCAGTCAATCCTTTTCCTCGCCACAATACGTGAACCACGTGCCGCCATATAGCAACGCCAGTAATGAGATCGGCACCGGCTGTCCAGCGGTTATCTTGGAGAACCCGAGCGAGGCGACGGTTGTGATCCGCCGCAAGCTTTCGAGAACGAAAGCCACAGATCCGTTGAACCCGAACGAGGAACCATTCGGCCGATCTACCAACATGAGGATGACCTCCTTCACCGAGAGCAACGACATCCGTATTCAGGCCTCTTCGGCGACACTGCCGCATTATCCCACGCAGCCTATCGTCACCTATCCTCACTGCTCCACTATGCCGCTGCCGCACGCTTCTCACAGTGTAGCCGCAGCGAACATGAGCGGCGGCTCTACCGGCAGCTGCGGATCTGTGCCGAGACACACCTTTGTGCCGCAAGTTCAGACAACCATGCCGGCGCACACGACGCTCCCGTCACATCATAACGGTGTCAGGTTGCTCCACGCTAATGCTGTTGGTCCTAGCAATCCCTTTGTCAAAAGATTCCCACCGGTGCAGCTGCATACTCAACCTTGGGCCTTACAAGGCCATCACACCTTCCCACAGATGCCGCAAAGCAACAACAAGCTGACGGTTACCGCGCAGATTAGACAGAGTGATAGGGATTCCGCAAACTTCTCCATGGCTAGCAGCGGGGACTCCGACACGTGTTTGCCACATTAA
- the LOC105837171 gene encoding protein tincar isoform X5 → MSMTGSLMGYENNNDVNQAKCKKPLKPLPVVSSISSGGVTTSTGKSKRVRRSTRKESCIRGHVNSLWSVWYGILAVAFQAYIAMRYARRFAAYLSLPWPADAPPPKIELYACLVLAGTGVVLLPVLLGAAFLKLGNLANDGIKLGRHLSACSRDPPSSLLTNNPDNSLVNNLWRHGGPTAAFVHLCTAMCFLLPSLLMEARLIHAGFLPKDAIWRTDLDWMVIHRDRLVLLSFMNPIGNLSTMTGSVTPQPFVTLEEGINENVDELTTSMPSLTNMALSVETSIEATTRFSTILHPIVTDSSLSHTTSISSTIPGKSTTNTEAISTTSKTTLLSKNNTVRRPTTRPIIRNYSSKGRSKAKNLTRISTTAKPVRAVGGNMTAQSMSLTMNSLADLDHPENMNLELQTAESYGPTTLEYLNYAAALGVYSVRYPAVFWSCNKALGTIFSLQLVVNSAQSLLAYAGMSVLYKVQVVGALKVLPHLRHRTVPTTSTISTIFGDSYFLLDPPVTLVLFALLSFLVLCSSMVMYFYAHGRFTAFLNQERERRVILLKDGREGNSWVYLPHCASFVVFLAIVICGAPLLYDFTVVYRGSLDGAILACIIGMILHLFLWLLLWIFLTIKQRWTFKLRVTIGRAAVRSARSVKLVTDVDLLSARDDDDSINAPLLVVGNGRTYTIADTSPKRAIMSVIQKAAMERKARSQGGNVDGVDGESTADGDEQIYWLRPKLRPSPTQSPSDTGSAPTSDKGWLNKKLKHKVTFNDLPSTSGSRNKGKARRGVADGGPDDDGDYATLRELPLITSMDLADDSTSEENKMNGGQTPRCLRRADSGMPHDELTPRSDSSNSPPLDAVGSGGGAGSVTGHSNTSSNSETSSGVHSNASNGSNTSHSSSQRRATSVDDLTGEAREEPREQWRSCSLQRGTQPPTANMTFSPPNSRPGTSQSFSSPQYVNHVPPYSNASNEIGTGCPAVILENPSEATVVIRRKLSRTKATDPLNPNEEPFGRSTNMRMTSFTESNDIRIQASSATLPHYPTQPIVTYPHCSTMPLPHASHSVAAANMSGGSTGSCGSVPRHTFVPQVQTTMPAHTTLPSHHNGVRLLHANAVGPSNPFVKRFPPVQLHTQPWALQGHHTFPQMPQSNNKLTVTAQIRQSDRDSANFSMASSGDSDTCLPH, encoded by the exons ATGTCGATGACTGGGAGTTTAATGGGATACGAAAACAATAACGATGTGAACCAGGCCAAATGTAAAAAGCCGTTGAAGCCGCTGCCAGTTGTGTCGAGCATAAGCTCGGGTGGGGTTACCACGAGCACGGGCAAGTCGAAGAGGGTACGAAGATCTACGAGGAAAGAATCATGTATACGCGGTCATGTGAACAGCCTCTGGTCCGTTTGGTACGGCATCCTGGCTGTCGCTTTTCAAGCGTACATAGCAATGAGATACGCCAGACGATTCGCCG CTTACCTATCATTACCATGGCCAGCGGACGCACCACCTCCTAAAATCGAATTGTACGCCTGCTTGGTGCTAGCTGGCACCGGGGTCGTTCTACTGCCGGTGCTACTTGGTGCGGCATTCTTAAAGCTCGGCAATCTCGCGAACGACGGAATAAAACTAGGCCGACATTTGAGCGCTTGTTCGCGCGACCCACCATCCTCGCTTCTCACTAATAATCCCGATAACA GTCTGGTGAATAATTTATGGAGACATGGTGGCCCTACGGCAGCCTTCGTGCATCTCTGCACGGCCATGTGCTTCCTCCTACCCTCTCTGCTCATGGAAGCGAGGCTAATACACGCTGGATTTCTGCCAAAAG atGCTATATGGCGAACCGATCTAGATTGGATGGTGATACATCGCGATCGCTTGGTACTGCTAAGCTTCATGAACCCAATCGGGAACTTGAGTACCATGACTGGTTCAGTAACTCCTCAACCTTTCGTAACCCTGGAGGAAGGCATTAACGAGAACGTCGATGAACTTACCACCTCGATGCCTAGTTTAACAAACATGGCGCTTTCTGTCGAAACCAGTATCGAAGCAACCACTAGGTTTTCGACCATTCTCCATCCGATCGTCACAGATTCATCTTTATCCCACACTACTTCGATCTCTAGTACGATTCCCGGCAAGTCTACGACGAACACCGAAGCAATTTCAACAACTTCGAAAACGACATTGCTCTCGAAAAATAACACCGTGAGACGTCCAACCACGAGACCTATTATCAGGAACTACAGTTCAAAGGGCAGATCGAAGGCGAAAAATCTCACGAGGATATCCACCACGGCGAAACCTGTCAGAGCTGTTGGTGGAAACATGACGGCCCAGAGTATGTCGTTAACAATGAATAGTTTAGCTGATCTTGATCATCCCGAAAACATGAATCTAGAACTTCAAACAG CCGAGTCATACGGTCCGACTACGCTGGAATATCTAAATTACGCTGCCGCGCTTGGGGTTTACTCGGTAAGATATCCCGCCGTCTTCTGGTCGTGCAACAAAGCATTGGGTACGATTTTCAGTCTGCAGCTGGTCGTAAATTCAGCGCAGAGTCTACTGGCTTACGCTGGAATGTCCGTCCTTTACAAG GTCCAGGTAGTGGGTGCTTTGAAGGTCCTGCCGCATCTTCGGCATCGCACCGTGCCAACAACCAGTACaatttcgacaatatttgGCGACTCCTACTTTCTACTAGATCCTCCCGTAACTCTTGTACTTTTCGCTCTGTTGTCCTTTCTAGTGCTCTGCTCCAGCATGGTTATGTACTTCTATGCTCATGGCAG GTTCACGGCGTTCTTGAATCAGGAGCGTGAACGTCGCGTGATCCTGTTGAAGGATGGCCGTGAAGGCAACAGTTGGGTCTATCTGCCGCATTGCGCTTCGTTCGTCGTCTTCCTGGCGATCGTGATATGTGGTGCGCCGTTGCTCTACGACTTCACGGTGGTGTATCGCGGTAGCCTGGATGGCGCCATCCTCGCCTGCATCATCGGCATGATCCTGCATCTTTTCCTCTGGCTGCTGCTCTGGATATTCCTTACCATCAAGCAACGATGGACATTCAAACTGCGCGTGACCATCGGACGGGCCGCTGTGAGATCCGCGAGGTCGGTCAAACTCGTGACCGACGTCGACTTGCTCTCGGCGAGGGACGACGATGACAGCATCAACGCACCTTTGCTCGTCGTCGGTAACGGCAGGACTTACACCATCGCCGACACTTCGCCAAAGAGGGCCATCATGAGCGTAATACAGAAGGCCGCTATGGAGAGAAAAGCCCGATCACAAG GTGGAAACGTCGATGGAGTCGACGGCGAATCGACGGCTGACGGTGATGAACAGATCTACTGGCTTAGGCCGAAATTACGTCCCTCGCCTACACAATCCCCGAGCGACACCGGCAGTGCACCGACGTCCGACAAGGGTTGGCTGAACAAGAAGCTCAAGCATAAGGTCACCTTTAACGACCTGCCTAGTACGTCAGGCTCGCG TAATAAGGGAAAAGCCAGACGAGGCGTCGCTGACGGTGGGCCTGACGATGACGGAGATTACGCCACGTTACGCGAATTACCGTTAATCACTTCCATGGACCTCGCCGATGATTCTACCTCCGAAGAAAATAAG ATGAACGGCGGACAGACACCGCGGTGCCTACGCCGTGCGGATTCGGGAATGCCGCACGATGAGCTGACACCACGCTCGGACTCTTCGAACTCGCCGCCTTTGGACGCGGTGGGCAGCGGTGGCGGTGCTGGTTCAGTGACCGGTCACAGCAACACCAGCAGCAACAGCGAGACGTCGAGCGGCGTGCACAGTAACGCGAGCAATGGCAGTAACACCAGCCATAGTAGCTCCCAGCGTCGGGCGACCAGCGTAGACGACCTGACTGGAGAAGCACGCGAAGAACCGCGTGAGCAGTGGCGCAGCTGCTCCCTGCAACGTGGCACGCAGCCACCCACAGCGAACATGACCTTCTCGCCGCCCAACAGTCGTCCCGGCACCAGTCAATCCTTTTCCTCGCCACAATACGTGAACCACGTGCCGCCATATAGCAACGCCAGTAATGAGATCGGCACCGGCTGTCCAGCGGTTATCTTGGAGAACCCGAGCGAGGCGACGGTTGTGATCCGCCGCAAGCTTTCGAGAACGAAAGCCACAGATCCGTTGAACCCGAACGAGGAACCATTCGGCCGATCTACCAACATGAGGATGACCTCCTTCACCGAGAGCAACGACATCCGTATTCAGGCCTCTTCGGCGACACTGCCGCATTATCCCACGCAGCCTATCGTCACCTATCCTCACTGCTCCACTATGCCGCTGCCGCACGCTTCTCACAGTGTAGCCGCAGCGAACATGAGCGGCGGCTCTACCGGCAGCTGCGGATCTGTGCCGAGACACACCTTTGTGCCGCAAGTTCAGACAACCATGCCGGCGCACACGACGCTCCCGTCACATCATAACGGTGTCAGGTTGCTCCACGCTAATGCTGTTGGTCCTAGCAATCCCTTTGTCAAAAGATTCCCACCGGTGCAGCTGCATACTCAACCTTGGGCCTTACAAGGCCATCACACCTTCCCACAGATGCCGCAAAGCAACAACAAGCTGACGGTTACCGCGCAGATTAGACAGAGTGATAGGGATTCCGCAAACTTCTCCATGGCTAGCAGCGGGGACTCCGACACGTGTTTGCCACATTAA